ATGATCTGAAGTCAAATATTGAACTTGAGACTATAGGTATACCAAGGAATAAAAATGGTAGCAAAGTAGTCTTCACAACATACTTACGACATGTGTTTCCATTTGGTCCCTTGACTCGATCAACTCAATTCTTCAATATAGAAATAAAAAAGTTAAGTGAGGCTGATTCATGGCAAATGTTTGAAGATATTTTGATTAACGAGAATGATACAATACAACAACATGAGATTGGAACTATTGCTCGCAAAGTAGTTAAATGGTGTGATGGTCTTTTCTCTCTCATTTACATAGTAGCACAAAACTTCAAATCAAAAAGATCCCCGCAAAATTGGAGCGATGGATTGCAGATGTTAAGAAGGCCAGCTAAAATGGGAGACATATATAAGAAAGCCTTGGAAAGTTTCTTGAACTTCAGCTATGGTGGCCTAGAAGAAAACCAAAAGCTTTgctttctctttactgttttatATCCAGAAGGCAGCAAAATTCCTATAGATTGCTTATTTGATTGTTGGACAACTCATAAATTTCTTGTACACGGAGCTCCCGAGAGTTCAAGTGTGACCGCCCAAGACATATTGGAGCATCTTTTAGCAATGGCTTTACTTGATGAAGGTTCGAATAAGCAATATGTTACCATTGACAAAGTCTTTAGGACAGCAGCAATGGAACTTTTGCAAGAACGTAATCAATACAAATATCTAGTAGCAGAAGAAGCACTTGAaaagctaaaaaatgataattgCAAAGATACACATTGGATCTCGTTAAGTGGTAGTGAAATTGATGATTTACCTGATGAGGTAGATTGTCCAGAGCTTACAACACTTTTCCTACAAAAAAATTCAAAGCCGGAAACCATTTCGAGTTCATTTTTTAAGAAAATGAAGGATTTGATTATTTTGGACCTGTACAAGACAGGATCTGAAATGATGATCCCTATGAGCGACTTGCAAAAGCTTAAAGTGCTTTATGTAAATGGTTCTGCTATGTTAAAAAAGCTCCCTTTCAAAATCGAGGGTCTTGATCATATGCTTGAAGTTCTTGATATACGTGATTGTATAATGAACGAGCTACCACGAGATATCAAAAAGTTAAAGCATTTGAGGCGATTGATGGTGTCTATCAATGGAGGTGGGACTCTTCATCCTATTATATGTGAACTCTCTTCGTTGAAGGAATTGATCTTAGATGTGAAATCAGATGTCCACATAAATAAAGTGATCGAAAATATCATAGAGAGAATTGACACTTTGAGGGAATTAACTACACTTAAATTTTGCTTACAAGATGACATTGTAGATGTCATTCAAGTTAGGGGTGATACTTTAAAAATCTTCGTTCCAAAACAAAGTAGCCTTCAACACATTTTGAAGGAAAGAAACATCCCCTACAGTGCACTGCAAGTTTATATTGGTGTCCAAATGACTCCAGACCTTGAAATTCCAAAGTCTTTCCACAAGTATGACAACTTTGTACTATCTTGTGATAAGATAGTCACTGAACCTGTAATTGaaaaagtgttgttgaaagtTAATGCTCTCATCATGATGAAAGACAATTCCGTGGAGCATCTAGATCCAATCATTGTGCCTCACCTTCACGGTTGTTTGGTTCAAAGATGCAACAAAATTGAAACTCTTATTCAAACTAATGGCTTCTCGAACCTTGAGACTTTGGTTCTAAGTAAATGCTTTCAGTTAAAAGTCTTGTTCTCAAATAATGTGGTTCAACAGCTTATAAGTCTCAAATACCTCGAGATAAGAGATTGCTCAGCTATTGAAGAGATCAACATGTTATCAACTAATGGTGGTGATATTTTACCAACACTAGCAACTCTCGTACTTCACGATCTGCAGATGTTGAAGAAAATATGCTCAGATATGAAGTGGCCCTCGTTGTGTACCTTGGAAATACACAAGTGTCCAAACCTGACAGAACTACCTCTCAATGAAAACAGTGCAAAGAACCTGCGTAACATCAGAGTAGAGAGGACGTGGTGGAGGAACATGGGATTGGGTGTTGAGATCAAACAGAAATATGAGCGATGTTGTAAGTTCAGGTAATGTCTTTTCATATCATTTCATTTTAACATGAATAGCATTTGAAAACTAGAGTAAAATTTTTCCATATGTACATATTTCTTCTGAAACAGGTTGTAGTAGGCAATCTTCTCCATATTGACATGCATAAATTTTAAACTTTAGAAGTCCAATTTTAatcattttcacatggttttgCGCAGTGCCTGACATGCCAGTTTGTCTGTCCGAGGTAGTTAGTTTGAAAGATGCTACTCCAAGTATTTTCCTTGTTGTCAAAGGAAAATATTTTGGTTGATTCGAAGTTTCATATTTTCGCTTACTTTGGTTTTCAAATCAGCTTTCATAATAGGTTGTATTTGTGATATAAATTTGTGTTGGTATTATCTGTTCATGTTGGCATGATGCGTACTGAAATAGTATTTGTATTTTCAAATTTGTGGTCACAACCTTGTCAAAGTTGTAAGTTTAAGTGAATTTTTATAACTCAAAAGTTGTGATTTTAGTATTATCTTTTCTTATTTCAATATCTGCTTTAATGACGGTACTTGTATTTCAGCTCCTCCTATAGACAATACTAAAAGAATGCTAGCATATATGAATTCCAACTAGGTTATATACCCGTGAGCTTCACGGGTTATTAGTTGTGTTAAAAAAATCTATATCtataaaaagtattttttttgtaTGATTTAAAACCTGATATCTCTTCATGCTAAGACTCATGTTTGGCAAACCTTACcaagaagaaaaaaaatagaaattgAATTACTTAGGGCATTTACTTCAATATGGCAATAACTAATAGAAATTGCAATACTATTGATTCTCTACAAAATACCTATTTAATTTCAAATGGACACGGATCCGAATGAATATGGATCGGACCTAACATAAGTTTGTCCTAAATCATCAACAGTCATGGCGTTTCCGAATTCATGATTACTTGCAGAACTTCAAGGAGATCTTGGTCGATCTTAAGGATCAAGTCCTATATAGCTATAATATTTGGTTAGATAGCTCTAACTTTACCACAATAACGTACCTAGAATTTTTGGAATGTATGATTAATAACTAATACAATGTAGTAATTATGGTTACAATGGAGTATGACATTAGAAGTTAACAtttaaaagtaaaagaaaaacAGCGAAGAAAACCTTTATTAATCCAGCCAAACACATCCACTTAGCAAGGAGCTTAAGGGAGACCTGAACAGCAAGAACAAAACATAGTCTAGCAGAGTTACACCGCAAAAAGAATACAAAACAATGACATTAAACGGTAAATTAAAGTTGCGCCAATCACTCCACGAAATACTCATGATCTTTGACATGTGCTAGATCCAAGCATCCGATGTTTCATTTACTTCCTCCACCACCTTGCTAACTAAAGTAGCCACTCCTTTGAACACTTTATCGTTTCTGCGTTGCCAAATTCTCCAACATGTTTTGAGGAATACCCCATATACAATTATTTTCCTCTGTGACGCTCCTGACCCGTTCAAACTTTCAAGAATGCATGTTGCTGGGTTACCACGGAAGCAACTACGCTGGATGTTCCTGCAAGTTGCTCAAAACGCGAATGGAAACTATTAAATGTCTAAATACCCTTAATTCATCGACAAAAAAACATTATCACAGAATGAACTATGAAGGCTGTCAAAATGTTTACATTACAAACAGATTGTACCCATAGCAAGTATACTATGCAGTTATGTGCATGTATACCTCATTACCTCGGCTCATGTCAAAACGGGTCATTTTTTGTATGGATAGGGTCAGGTTGGGGTGACCAGAAAAGAATCCGTTTATAAGTTTTTTCATATGCAATTAATGCATTATACATTTTTATAgtaatctactaaaaacatgatTTATAAATGTGCACGCTTTACACTCTCGTGACATGTTTAACCAATATGCTGCATTTGACACATTCCATTGTTATCGAATCTTTTATAAACTGATTAAAATCTAAACTAACTCAAACAGATTATGTGATTAATATAACTTGCTTGTCAACATTATTTCACATGGCACGAAATTCTTTATCCGTTTTCCCCAAAATACAAACATAAGGCCCATGCTTATTACCCGGAAATTAATGCAACGATCAACGTAATAATTTTCGCTTCTCCGTATGTGAACCTGAAACACCATCTATAATATAAAAACAGTTAGAAATAAGCACTTAAGGTGGTGCAAACGTGTTATttatatttagttagaaatgaaCTTGGATCACCTTTTGTGAGACCTGTGTTTATTTGGTATATGGTACTCATGCTACTGCATTGATCTTATCGTTTGATGCCTTTTACATTTCAAGTCTTTTGGCTATTTCTTGTCTCTTTGACACCAAAGATGGATCTTCATCAAGCAACTCCGCTAGCTTTTTACCCTGAAAACATACCAATTTTACACGTTAGGATTAGTTTAACGCTAGGATTAGTTACAATCCCGTGTTCTACAGGGGTTAAACAATGTAAATACATATatcataaatatataaataaagttAATCAATGAAATTGAACATTATATAATACGACGTTTTGTAACACAACCGcgtttgacccgttacccaatcCACTCTACCCTCCTATCTGATTGCATCCTAACAAAAATTGTGTGTGGATCCTATTCTAGGATGCATGAGTACAAACTACAAACTGATGTCTAACAAAATTCATATCATATTTTTCTAAAAAGTAGCTTGATTGACCTTTAAAGTCAAAGTCTACACAACTGCTAACATGTGAATCTATTTAGTGACAAAAATCTCTAGTATGGCAATCAGTATTAATGACATCATAGAGATAGAGATGAACATTGTAAAACAAAAACTAACCTTCACCAGGAAACATCTTAGCAAGATACGAAAGTACAAACTGTAAAAGCTGTTGAAATTGAAGAAAACAAAATCAAGACAAAGGCACTGGTGGGCGATGATAGGAGActcagggaaacctgggttggatccttgagccaaacgggttttaccggtaatttcactgtcgtgcctacgagcgggtgggttaccgggttttccccggaattggtggtggactcggttactctcggagtactgcgtttgtccagtgggtgctccgagagtgctcgggattgagtttgttggccattcaaaaaaaaaaaaaaagacaaaggCACGAAAATAGGCGAGCAAAGGGGAGGAACCTTAGCGAAAAAGGGAAAAATAAGAACGGTAAAACGACATCGGCCTGTAAAACATACCTCCCAAAAGATGACCAGCAACATGAGGTGCAATCACAATAACCTCCCTTTTTCCTTACACAAGTtcattaaatatatattaaaaaatgtgATTTGAACTTAAAGAAAACTGAATCGAAGGATATTAAAAAGGACAATGCTCACCCGATCAATGACAATTCTGAGAGTAGGTTAACCTTGTCACATTTTGAAAGCCAGAATCAATATCATAAAGTGTGAACAAATCAAAATCTAATACTTGCTGCAGGTAAATGGATTTTGCTAGA
This sequence is a window from Helianthus annuus cultivar XRQ/B unplaced genomic scaffold, HanXRQr2.0-SUNRISE HanXRQChr00c002, whole genome shotgun sequence. Protein-coding genes within it:
- the LOC118489690 gene encoding disease resistance protein SUMM2-like → MAGNIVQVVAAAVQAVANVGDAGASLGSLATTAVNAKPALKNSHSRMVAKMINLHKIRRSVEDHFRIYWFPRKRVDLWLSEVERIELQVMELKDKFSEFDQTWGIHPYAALTEEINVMCTEIDEVLREGKKMEDDLVKPETRRIVELATPISIANVSPLNEKLEQLLEYLKDQSYDTIRVHGVAGTGKRVLIQHVNNHEAIANKMFDIVLWLPASDYENHDNDYSREVRVQHIIARRLGLDLGDITDVNVLASKIRGELDGAKYMLLLDDLKSNIELETIGIPRNKNGSKVVFTTYLRHVFPFGPLTRSTQFFNIEIKKLSEADSWQMFEDILINENDTIQQHEIGTIARKVVKWCDGLFSLIYIVAQNFKSKRSPQNWSDGLQMLRRPAKMGDIYKKALESFLNFSYGGLEENQKLCFLFTVLYPEGSKIPIDCLFDCWTTHKFLVHGAPESSSVTAQDILEHLLAMALLDEGSNKQYVTIDKVFRTAAMELLQERNQYKYLVAEEALEKLKNDNCKDTHWISLSGSEIDDLPDEVDCPELTTLFLQKNSKPETISSSFFKKMKDLIILDLYKTGSEMMIPMSDLQKLKVLYVNGSAMLKKLPFKIEGLDHMLEVLDIRDCIMNELPRDIKKLKHLRRLMVSINGGGTLHPIICELSSLKELILDVKSDVHINKVIENIIERIDTLRELTTLKFCLQDDIVDVIQVRGDTLKIFVPKQSSLQHILKERNIPYSALQVYIGVQMTPDLEIPKSFHKYDNFVLSCDKIVTEPVIEKVLLKVNALIMMKDNSVEHLDPIIVPHLHGCLVQRCNKIETLIQTNGFSNLETLVLSKCFQLKVLFSNNVVQQLISLKYLEIRDCSAIEEINMLSTNGGDILPTLATLVLHDLQMLKKICSDMKWPSLCTLEIHKCPNLTELPLNENSAKNLRNIRVERTWWRNMGLGVEIKQKYERCCKFSA